From the Ruminiclostridium josui JCM 17888 genome, one window contains:
- a CDS encoding extracellular solute-binding protein, whose protein sequence is MKKWLIKSLTAAIILSITVSMAACTKPGDDSGSSSGSSSSASGSGNNPYKDTVTLDVYTLTGNFQGEQIGWLGKVIKDKFNLKLNIISAQTDGNADQSFQTRSASGDLGDIVVYGAMDTKFTDSLKAGLLLKLTDNDLLAKHGSNIVKNFSGALKRISDKYGDYAIPNNVSTESPNTPSEDSDLTFGVYTRYDYYQEIGSPKLNTFDDVYPMLKAMAQKHPTNSNGQKQYAFSLFKDWDGCMMMFGKMIAELYGYEEAPFGGFLLANNMATEYQNIIDPNSYYIKALKVYNQAYRDGLLDPDSINQTWDDITKKYANGQVLYSQFSWLGPNNFNNAENISNGIGFALVPIADEKIWSNGFTPNGSTYLVALGKSCKNPERAMDFLNWYYSPEGTMTIKNGPEGLAWKIENGKPILTEFGKKCMPSIAVEVSSEFGGSDWQTGECKVGFDGLAANSINPNTNEPYYYKLWSSTLLSNTSTLQKNWSAAMDGALTAKEWLVKNNHVSVSPGTDYVAPTLPPDIQSIQDVVKMDIRDYSWKMVYAKSDSEFNSLLKEMTEKVKGEGYDTVVEWDKHQLAELAEARKQAAESGK, encoded by the coding sequence ATGAAAAAGTGGCTAATTAAATCCCTAACAGCTGCCATTATCCTTAGTATTACCGTAAGTATGGCAGCCTGTACTAAACCGGGCGATGATAGCGGTTCCTCATCCGGTTCAAGCAGTTCCGCATCTGGTTCCGGCAACAACCCGTACAAAGATACGGTAACACTTGATGTTTACACTCTCACCGGAAATTTTCAAGGTGAACAGATAGGATGGTTGGGAAAGGTAATCAAAGACAAGTTTAATCTCAAACTAAACATTATCTCGGCTCAGACAGACGGAAACGCAGACCAGTCTTTTCAAACGCGTTCTGCTTCCGGTGACCTTGGTGATATTGTGGTATACGGCGCAATGGACACCAAATTTACTGATTCCCTTAAAGCCGGACTTTTATTGAAGTTGACGGATAACGATTTGCTGGCAAAACACGGAAGTAACATTGTGAAGAATTTTTCAGGTGCCTTAAAGCGTATCTCCGATAAATATGGTGATTATGCAATTCCTAATAATGTTTCTACAGAGTCCCCAAATACTCCTTCCGAGGACTCTGACCTTACATTTGGTGTATACACCCGTTATGATTACTATCAAGAAATAGGTTCTCCTAAGCTGAATACCTTCGACGATGTATATCCCATGCTAAAAGCAATGGCACAAAAACACCCCACCAATTCAAATGGTCAAAAGCAGTATGCTTTTTCACTGTTTAAGGATTGGGACGGCTGCATGATGATGTTCGGAAAAATGATTGCAGAGCTTTACGGTTATGAAGAGGCTCCCTTCGGTGGTTTCCTTTTGGCAAATAATATGGCTACCGAGTATCAGAACATTATTGACCCCAACAGTTACTACATAAAAGCCTTGAAAGTTTATAACCAGGCATATCGTGATGGTCTTTTAGACCCTGACTCAATTAATCAGACCTGGGATGACATTACCAAAAAGTATGCAAACGGTCAAGTTTTATACTCTCAGTTTAGTTGGCTTGGCCCAAACAATTTTAACAATGCTGAAAATATATCAAACGGTATTGGATTTGCCCTTGTTCCTATCGCTGATGAAAAAATATGGTCAAATGGATTTACTCCTAACGGCAGCACTTACCTTGTAGCATTAGGCAAGTCCTGTAAAAATCCTGAGCGAGCTATGGACTTCCTAAACTGGTACTACTCTCCTGAAGGAACAATGACAATAAAGAACGGCCCTGAAGGTCTTGCATGGAAAATAGAAAATGGAAAACCGATATTAACAGAATTTGGTAAAAAATGTATGCCATCTATTGCAGTTGAAGTATCTAGTGAGTTTGGTGGCAGCGATTGGCAGACAGGGGAGTGTAAAGTCGGTTTTGACGGCTTAGCAGCAAACTCCATTAACCCGAATACAAATGAACCTTATTATTACAAGCTTTGGTCGTCAACACTGTTATCCAACACAAGTACCCTGCAGAAAAACTGGAGTGCAGCCATGGACGGTGCTCTGACAGCAAAAGAATGGCTTGTGAAGAACAACCATGTTTCAGTATCTCCTGGAACTGATTATGTTGCTCCTACTCTTCCTCCAGACATCCAGTCAATTCAGGACGTAGTTAAAATGGATATTCGTGACTATTCCTGGAAAATGGTTTATGCAAAGAGTGACAGTGAATTTAATTCCCTTCTAAAGGAAATGACCGAGAAGGTCAAAGGAGAAGGTTATGATACCGTTGTAGAATGGGATAAACATCAGTTAGCCGAGCTTGCTGAGGCTCGCAAGCAGGCAGCTGAAAGCGGCAAATAA
- a CDS encoding carbohydrate ABC transporter permease, with amino-acid sequence MLPIVKKKKQYSFGDIVFYTITYFVFTILTIACIYPFYFLIINTLTANEISSKTAVLLLPQKLHFDNYVKILKLNGLTDALFVSVARTVVGATLTVFASAFLGYLFTKKEMWGRKFWYRFIIITMYFNAGLIPWFITMLNLGLRNNFLAYILPAIVAPFNVILVKTYIENTPQALQEAAQIDGAGYFTIFLKVVWPLCVPILATVAIFSAVGQWNSFTDTLLLMTDSRLYTLQFILYRYLNQASSLASIMRNSGAGIGQSVSNLASSQTAQSVRMTVSVVVILPILFVYPFFQRYFVGGIIIGAVKG; translated from the coding sequence ATGCTACCAATAGTAAAAAAGAAAAAACAGTATTCTTTTGGAGACATTGTGTTTTATACAATTACATATTTTGTATTTACAATATTAACAATCGCTTGTATTTATCCTTTTTATTTTTTGATTATAAACACTCTTACAGCTAATGAAATAAGCTCTAAAACAGCAGTTTTACTACTTCCTCAAAAACTGCACTTTGACAATTATGTGAAGATTTTGAAGTTAAACGGACTCACGGATGCTTTGTTTGTATCAGTAGCTCGTACAGTAGTCGGCGCTACCCTAACAGTTTTTGCCTCTGCTTTTCTGGGGTATCTGTTCACAAAAAAAGAAATGTGGGGCCGTAAATTCTGGTACCGTTTTATCATTATTACAATGTACTTTAATGCCGGATTGATTCCGTGGTTCATTACAATGCTTAACCTAGGTCTTCGTAATAATTTTCTTGCATATATTCTGCCGGCTATTGTGGCTCCCTTTAATGTCATTCTTGTAAAAACTTATATAGAAAATACCCCACAGGCACTTCAGGAAGCAGCACAGATAGATGGCGCAGGATACTTTACCATATTTCTTAAAGTTGTCTGGCCACTCTGTGTTCCAATTCTTGCAACGGTAGCTATTTTTTCCGCCGTGGGTCAATGGAATTCTTTCACTGACACCTTGCTTCTGATGACAGACAGCCGTCTGTATACCCTACAATTTATTCTGTACCGCTACCTCAATCAAGCGAGCTCACTTGCAAGTATAATGAGAAACAGCGGTGCTGGAATTGGTCAGTCGGTCTCAAATCTTGCAAGCTCTCAAACGGCACAGTCGGTAAGGATGACTGTTTCAGTAGTGGTTATACTTCCTATTTTGTTTGTATATCCCTTTTTCCAAAGATATTTTGTAGGAGGTATAATTATAGGCGCCGTCAAGGGTTAA
- a CDS encoding ABC transporter permease: MSSPSYGNTRVKIKKNKHRDRFKLFFMALPFLILCFTFSYLPLYGWIYSMFDYRPPFKLYQCDFVGLKWITAIVTNPVYRNAIGDVLRNTFAISGLNLLTSVLPLAFAVFLNEVKRGWFKRIVQVLTTLPNFISWVLVYSVAYVFFSTGDGVVNKLLMDMHIISSPINFLASDNHTWLSMTLWSLWKTLGWSAIMYLAAIAGIDQELYEAAKVDGAGRFRMMWNITVPSLLPTFFVLLMLSVANFLNNGLDQYYVFQNAMNKAHIQVLDLYVYNIGVGSMNFPLATAVSMLKSIVSIALLFTVNGVSKLLRGETIV, from the coding sequence ATGTCCAGTCCGTCTTACGGCAATACTCGCGTTAAAATTAAAAAGAATAAGCACCGAGATCGATTTAAACTGTTTTTTATGGCTTTACCTTTTCTGATTCTTTGTTTTACATTTTCCTACTTACCATTATACGGATGGATTTATTCAATGTTTGATTATCGTCCGCCATTTAAGTTGTATCAGTGTGACTTTGTTGGGTTAAAATGGATTACGGCAATTGTTACTAATCCTGTTTATCGAAATGCAATTGGGGATGTTCTTCGCAATACTTTTGCTATCAGCGGGTTAAATCTCTTAACCTCCGTTCTGCCTCTTGCCTTTGCTGTTTTTCTAAATGAAGTCAAGAGAGGCTGGTTTAAGCGAATTGTGCAAGTGTTAACTACTTTGCCTAATTTTATAAGCTGGGTACTTGTTTACTCTGTTGCTTATGTGTTCTTTTCAACCGGTGACGGCGTAGTAAACAAGTTACTAATGGATATGCATATTATTTCTTCTCCCATAAACTTTCTTGCAAGCGACAACCATACATGGCTTTCAATGACTTTATGGAGTTTGTGGAAAACTCTCGGCTGGAGTGCCATTATGTATCTTGCAGCAATAGCAGGCATTGACCAGGAACTTTATGAAGCTGCAAAAGTCGATGGAGCAGGACGCTTTCGTATGATGTGGAATATCACTGTGCCGTCCCTGCTTCCAACCTTCTTCGTTCTGCTAATGCTGTCAGTTGCTAATTTCCTTAATAATGGCCTTGACCAGTATTATGTATTCCAGAATGCAATGAACAAAGCACATATTCAGGTTCTCGACCTCTATGTTTATAATATAGGTGTTGGCAGTATGAATTTCCCTCTTGCAACTGCCGTCAGTATGCTCAAGTCCATCGTCAGCATAGCACTTCTGTTTACGGTTAACGGCGTATCTAAACTTTTGCGTGGCGAAACTATCGTCTGA